Within Burkholderia cepacia GG4, the genomic segment CGCAGCTCACCAAGGAGCTCGGCATCAACGCGGCGGTGATGGGCATCATGTTCTCCGCGTTTTCGTGGACGTACGTCGCCTCGCAGGTGCCCGGCGGCCTCTTTCTCGACCGCTTCGGCAGCAAGGTCACCTACTACTGGTCGATGACGCTGTGGTCGCTGTGCACGTTCCTGCAGGGCTTCGTGCCCGGCGTCGGGACGCTGCTCGCGTGCCGGCTCGGCCTCGGCGTCGCGGAGGCACCGTGCTTCCCGACCAACAGCCGCGTCGTCGCGACGTGGTTCCCGCAGAACGAACGGGCGATGGCGACCGGCACCTATACCGTCGGCGAGTACATCGGGCTCGCATTCTTCAGCCCCGTGCTGTTCGCGCTGATGGGTGCGTTCGGCTGGCGCTCGCTGTTCTGGGTCGTCGGCACGGTCGGCATCGTGTTCGGCCTCGTCTGGTGGAAGCTCTATCACGAGCCGCGCAACCATCCGGGTGCGAACTCGGAGGAACTCGCGTACATCGAAGCGGGTGGTGGTCTCGTGCACGGGGCGCGCAAGGGCGGCAACGGTGAAGTGGCCGACAAGGCCGGCAAGGGCGAACAGAAGAAGTTCAGCTGGTCGATGGCCGGCCGGCTGCTGAAGAAGCGCCAGCTCGCGGGCATCTGCCTCGGCCAGTTCGCCGGCAACTCGACGCTCGTGTTCTTCCTGACCTGGTTCCCGACCTATCTCGCGACCGAGCGCCACATGGGCTGGCTGAAGATCGGCTTCTTCGCGGTGATGCCGTTCATCGCCGCGTCGGTTGGCGTGATGTTCGGCGGGATCTTCTCCGACTGGCTGCTGCGTCGCGGCAAGTCCGCGAACCTCGCGCGCAAGCTGCCGATCATCGCGGGCCTGCTGCTCGCGTCGACGATCATTCTCGCGAACTATGTGAAGAGCAACGAAGCCGTGATCGCGATCATGTCGGTTGCGTTCTTCGCGCAGGGGATGGCCGCACTCGGCTGGACGCTCGTGTCGGACATCGCGCCGGACGGCCTGCTCGGCGTGACGGGCGGCATCTTCAACTTCGCGGCGAACCTTGCGGGGATCGTGACGCCGCTGGTCGTCGGCTTCGTCGTCGCATCGACCGGTTCGTTCGTCGGCGCGCTCGTGTTCATCGGCGTGATCGCGCTGATCGGCGCGCTGTCGTACATCTTCGTCGTCGGCGACATCAAGCGGATCGAACTGTAAGTACCGGCTCCACGCACATCCAGTGCGTTCGCCCGGCGGCCGGTTGGCCGCCGGGCTTTTTTGTTCGCGCGCCGGCCGTGTGCCCGCTGGCGCGCCGCCTTCGCCTTATGCGCGTTGCACCGCGATGCCGAGCGATTCGACTGCCTGCGCGATCGCCGCGACCGCGCGCTGGATGTCGCCCGCATCGATCGCGCCGATGCAGCCGACGCGGAACGTCTCGAGCTGCGTCAGCTTGCCCGGATACAGGATGAAGCCCGCGTCGCGCACCGCGTCGTAGAAGCGGCGGAAGTCGTAGGCCGGATGGTCGGGCGCGTGGAACGTGACGATCACGGGCGCCTGCACGCTGGCGTCGAGGAACGGCGTGAAGCCGAGCGCACGCATCGATTCGACCAGCGTCCGGCAGTTCTCCGCATAGCGCGCACCGCGCGCGGGCTGGCCGCCTTCGCCCAGGTACTGGTCGAGCGCGGCGCGCAGCGCGGCGATCACGTGCGTCGGCGGCGTGAAGCGCCACTGGCCCGTCTTGCGCAGGTACGCGTACTGATCGTGGAGGTCGAGCGCGAGCGACGGCGAGTTGCCTTCGCACGCGTCGAGCGTGTCGCGCCGCACGATCGCGAACCCCATCCCCGGCACGCCTTCCAGGCATTTGCCGCTCGCCGAGATCAGCGCGTCGATCCCGCTGTCCGCCAGCGTGATCGGCAGCGCGCCGAACGAACTCATCGCGTCGACGATCAGCCGCTTGCCGTGCCGACGGCACACGGCGGCGATCGCGTCGAGCGGATTCAGGATGCCGGCGCTCGTTTCCAGGTGCACCAGCGCGACATGCGTGATGCGCGGCTCGCGCGCGAACGCGGCTTCGACCGCCGCCGGGTCGACCGCTGCGTCCTCGCCGAACGGCAACGCGATTGCGTCGATGCCGAGCCGGCCGAGGATCTTCAGGATGCGCGCGCAATACGCGCCGTTGTCCGGCACGAGCACGACGCCGTCACGCGGCACCAGCGTGCCGAGCGCGGCCTCGACCGAAAACGTGCCGCTTCCTTGCATCGGCACGCACACGTATTCGTCGCCGCCGCCTGCGATCGCGACGAGATCCGCGCAGACACTGGCCGTCAACTGATTGAAAGCAGCGTCCCACGAGCCCCAGTCATGTTGCATTGCGTGGCGTGTTGTGGCGGACGTGGTGAGCGGGCCGGGCGTAAGCAGAATCGGATCGGACATGGTTTTTCTCCGGCAAAGGTCGGACGAAACGCCGGGGCGGCATTTCTGAATGACTTGCATGATATTGGCAAAATGTGTCATTTTTTGGAAATTGTGGCACTCGTCACGGCGTTGTCATCGAACGCTGTGATCCTTCGCTTGCCGCGCGAAACCACCTGCAGCGCGGCAGCGAGGCAGGCCGGTTGTCGGCTTGCCCGACTAAAAGGAGCCGGATCGTGCCCCGGCCGTTTGGTGTTCCGTCTACGGAGAAGTGAGATGACACTGCAGAATTCCTCGCGCGCCGCTGTCGGCGCGTTCCGCAAGCTCGCGCTGGCCGCCTGCGCCGCCGGTCTGCTGCAAGGCGTGGCGATGCCCGCGCATGCGGCGAACGCGGTCGTGCTGTATACGGCGGACGGTCTCGAGAACCTCTATCGCGATGTGCTGCCGGCGTTCGAGAAGAAGGAAGGCGTCAAGGTCAACATCGTGACGGCAGGCAGCGGCGAGGTCGTCAACCGCGCGAACATCGAAAAGAATTCCCCGAAGGCGGACGTGATCGTCACGCTGCCGCCGTTCATCCAGCAAGCCGGCCAGATGGGGCTGCTGCAGCCGTACCAGAGCGTGAACTACAAGAACGTGCCGGCGATCGCGAAGGCGGAAGACGGCACGTGGGCGACGTTCGTGAATAACTACTTCTCGTTCGCGATCAACCCGGACGTTGTGAAGAACCAGCCGAAGACGTTCGCCGACCTGCTGTCGCCGAGCTATGCCGGCAAGGTCGCGTACTCGAACCCGGCGACCGCCGGCGACGGGATGGCCGTGCTGATCCTGACGACCTCGCTGATGGGCGAGGACAAGGCGTTCGACTACCTCGCGAAACTGTCGCAGAGCGTGAAGTTCCACACCAAGGGCACGGGCTACCTGAACGTGCTGCTGTCGCGTAACGAGATCAGTGTCGCGAACGGCGACCTGCAGATGGACCTCGACGACGCCGAACACGGCGCGCTGTCCGTCAAGCCGATCTTCCTGGCGGCGAAGGAAGGCGACCAGCCGACCACGTTCCAGCTGCCGTACGGCATCGGCCTGATCAAGAGCGGCCCGAATCAGGACGTCGGCAAGAAGCTGATCGACTACCTGATGTCGACGGAAGTGCAATCGAAGGTGCCGGACATGTACGGCATCCCGGGCCGCACCGACGTGCCGCTGGCCGGCAAGAACGGCGAAGCGGTCAAGAAGGCGATCGCGGGCGTGAAGCTGATTCCGGTCGACTGGACCCAGGTGATGGCGAAGAAGCCGGTGTGGATCGAGCGCTGGAAGAAGGACGTGATCGGCAGCTCGGGCAAGCAGCTCGACGTCGTCAAGCCGAAGTGATCGGCGCACGCCGCCTGTATTAGTGAGCAAGAGGATGAACCCGGTGGAAACCACCTTGACCCATCCCGGCGCATTCGGCGCCGCCGAACCGCAAGCGACGCTGCGGTCCGGCGCGCCGGGCGGCGTGCAGATCGAGCACCTGAGCGTGCGCTACGGCGCACGCACGGTGCTGGAAGATCTGTCGCTGTCGATCGGCGCCGGTGAATTTTTGACCGTGCTCGGCAAGAGCGGCTGCGGCAAGACCACGCTGCTGCGCTTCATCGCCGGGTTCGTGAAGGCCGACGGCCTGACCGGCACGCTGACCGTGGCCGGACGCGACCTGACCTATGCGCCGCCGCACAAGCGCAATCTCGGTCTGCTGTTCCAGAATTACGCGCTGTTCCCGCACCTGTCGGTGTTCGAGAACGTCGCTTTCGGGCTGCGCGCCCGCGGCATGGCGTCGTCGGAAGTGACGCGCCGCGTTGCCGACGCGCTGAAGCTCGTGCAGCTCGGCGATGCCGGCCACCACCTGCCCGCGCAGCTGTCGGGCGGGATGCAGCAGCGTGTCGCGCTGGCTCGCGCGCTCGTGATCGAGCCGGACGTGCTGCTGCTCGACGAGCCGCTGTCGGCGCTCGACGCCAACCTGCGCGCGTCGGTGCGCAGCGAACTGAAGGCGCTGCACGAGCGCCTGCCGAACCTGACCGTCGTCTGCGTGACGCACGACCGCGACGACGCGCTCGTGCTGTCCGACCGCGCGCTGCTGATGCGCGACGGCCACATCGCGCAGCTCGGCACGCCGCAGCAGCTGTACGACGCGCCGAAGGACGGCTACGTCGCACGCTATCTCGGCCCGGCCAACCTGCTGCCGCCGCACGTGATCTTCCCGCTCGGCGATCCGCGCCATGACGTGCGCGGCAAGGTGGCATGCGTGCGCCCCGAGCGCCTGACCGTGATGCCGCCCGCTGCGGGCGGGCTGCACGGCACGGTGTCGTCCGTCGAGTGGCAGGGCGCGGACCTGTCGATTGCGGTCGTGATCGATGCGGCACCCGACGAACCCGTGCGCGTCACGATGCAACGCGGCCGCGGCGCGGCTCCCGAGCGCGGTGCGCGCGTTTCCCTGCATTGCGAGGCAGACGATGTCGTCCTTATCGAGCCCTGAAACCGGCCTGCCGCCGCACGTGCTCGCGTCGGCCGCCGCGCATGCCGCCGCTGCGCGGCGCCGCAAGCGCATGGGCGACCTGCACCTCGCCGCGCTCGCGATCGTCGTGCTGGGTCCGCTCGTCGTCTATCCGCTGGTGCGGCTCGTGCTGCTGAGCGTGTCCGGCGATCACGGGCTGAGTTTCGCCGCGTACC encodes:
- a CDS encoding MFS transporter, with amino-acid sequence MQHTTHTNAAPAQAAGAVRRTSARYKILALLAIGTMINYLDRTVLGVAAPQLTKELGINAAVMGIMFSAFSWTYVASQVPGGLFLDRFGSKVTYYWSMTLWSLCTFLQGFVPGVGTLLACRLGLGVAEAPCFPTNSRVVATWFPQNERAMATGTYTVGEYIGLAFFSPVLFALMGAFGWRSLFWVVGTVGIVFGLVWWKLYHEPRNHPGANSEELAYIEAGGGLVHGARKGGNGEVADKAGKGEQKKFSWSMAGRLLKKRQLAGICLGQFAGNSTLVFFLTWFPTYLATERHMGWLKIGFFAVMPFIAASVGVMFGGIFSDWLLRRGKSANLARKLPIIAGLLLASTIILANYVKSNEAVIAIMSVAFFAQGMAALGWTLVSDIAPDGLLGVTGGIFNFAANLAGIVTPLVVGFVVASTGSFVGALVFIGVIALIGALSYIFVVGDIKRIEL
- a CDS encoding 2-aminoethylphosphonate--pyruvate transaminase, coding for MSDPILLTPGPLTTSATTRHAMQHDWGSWDAAFNQLTASVCADLVAIAGGGDEYVCVPMQGSGTFSVEAALGTLVPRDGVVLVPDNGAYCARILKILGRLGIDAIALPFGEDAAVDPAAVEAAFAREPRITHVALVHLETSAGILNPLDAIAAVCRRHGKRLIVDAMSSFGALPITLADSGIDALISASGKCLEGVPGMGFAIVRRDTLDACEGNSPSLALDLHDQYAYLRKTGQWRFTPPTHVIAALRAALDQYLGEGGQPARGARYAENCRTLVESMRALGFTPFLDASVQAPVIVTFHAPDHPAYDFRRFYDAVRDAGFILYPGKLTQLETFRVGCIGAIDAGDIQRAVAAIAQAVESLGIAVQRA
- the phnS gene encoding 2-aminoethylphosphonate ABC transporter substrate-binding protein gives rise to the protein MTLQNSSRAAVGAFRKLALAACAAGLLQGVAMPAHAANAVVLYTADGLENLYRDVLPAFEKKEGVKVNIVTAGSGEVVNRANIEKNSPKADVIVTLPPFIQQAGQMGLLQPYQSVNYKNVPAIAKAEDGTWATFVNNYFSFAINPDVVKNQPKTFADLLSPSYAGKVAYSNPATAGDGMAVLILTTSLMGEDKAFDYLAKLSQSVKFHTKGTGYLNVLLSRNEISVANGDLQMDLDDAEHGALSVKPIFLAAKEGDQPTTFQLPYGIGLIKSGPNQDVGKKLIDYLMSTEVQSKVPDMYGIPGRTDVPLAGKNGEAVKKAIAGVKLIPVDWTQVMAKKPVWIERWKKDVIGSSGKQLDVVKPK
- the phnT gene encoding 2-aminoethylphosphonate ABC transport system ATP-binding subunit PhnT; translated protein: MNPVETTLTHPGAFGAAEPQATLRSGAPGGVQIEHLSVRYGARTVLEDLSLSIGAGEFLTVLGKSGCGKTTLLRFIAGFVKADGLTGTLTVAGRDLTYAPPHKRNLGLLFQNYALFPHLSVFENVAFGLRARGMASSEVTRRVADALKLVQLGDAGHHLPAQLSGGMQQRVALARALVIEPDVLLLDEPLSALDANLRASVRSELKALHERLPNLTVVCVTHDRDDALVLSDRALLMRDGHIAQLGTPQQLYDAPKDGYVARYLGPANLLPPHVIFPLGDPRHDVRGKVACVRPERLTVMPPAAGGLHGTVSSVEWQGADLSIAVVIDAAPDEPVRVTMQRGRGAAPERGARVSLHCEADDVVLIEP